Proteins encoded by one window of Acidipropionibacterium virtanenii:
- a CDS encoding GNAT family N-acetyltransferase, with amino-acid sequence MNQTTLNDGAVLREARPGDEPGILACIRALAAYEREPDAVENTVGALTENLFGERPRVFAHVVERDARVIGIAVWFLTYSTWTGRHGIWLEDLYVRDEFRGRGYGKAMVSHLAAVCAERGYPRLEWTVLDWNAPSIAFYRSIGTEPMDEWTTQRLTGEALAALA; translated from the coding sequence GTGAACCAGACAACTTTGAACGATGGCGCCGTACTGCGCGAGGCCCGCCCCGGAGACGAGCCCGGGATCCTGGCCTGCATCCGGGCCCTGGCGGCCTACGAGCGGGAACCCGACGCGGTGGAGAACACCGTCGGGGCGCTGACCGAGAATCTCTTCGGCGAGCGGCCGCGGGTCTTCGCCCATGTCGTGGAGCGCGACGCTCGGGTCATCGGCATCGCCGTCTGGTTCCTCACCTACTCCACCTGGACCGGTCGGCACGGCATCTGGCTGGAGGATCTCTACGTTCGCGACGAGTTCCGGGGCCGGGGCTACGGGAAGGCCATGGTCTCGCACCTGGCCGCGGTGTGCGCCGAGCGCGGCTACCCCCGCCTGGAATGGACGGTGCTGGACTGGAATGCGCCGTCGATCGCCTTCTACCGCAGCATCGGTACCGAGCCCATGGACGAGTGGACCACCCAGCGCCTCACCGGCGAGGCGCTGGCCGCCCTGGCCTGA
- a CDS encoding TetR/AcrR family transcriptional regulator, with the protein MPRVVDHDERRSEIAETALGVVLRQGLDGVTLRGVASAAGCSTGALRHYFPTQQELQEYVMAAASSRLREGVLARLQGPHPGATMVEQIASVVEEMLPLDQTRRRELELWSALAEWERRNPPEGGSVIWSDRRALYRRCLASLYGYPSAGGLQDATQPHPDDQVEMWAAVLHTFVDGLASQLTDTPGQVSPEEARSLLRRLLASAAPRT; encoded by the coding sequence GTGCCAAGAGTCGTGGATCATGATGAGCGCCGTTCCGAGATCGCCGAGACCGCCCTGGGGGTGGTGCTGCGTCAGGGACTGGACGGAGTCACGCTGCGCGGGGTGGCCTCTGCGGCCGGCTGCTCGACGGGAGCCCTGCGGCACTACTTCCCCACTCAGCAGGAGCTGCAGGAGTACGTCATGGCGGCGGCCTCCTCAAGACTGCGCGAGGGGGTCCTGGCCCGGCTGCAGGGTCCGCACCCGGGGGCGACGATGGTGGAGCAGATCGCGTCGGTCGTCGAGGAGATGCTGCCCTTGGACCAGACCCGCCGTCGCGAGCTCGAGCTCTGGTCGGCCCTGGCCGAGTGGGAGCGCCGCAACCCGCCGGAGGGAGGATCTGTGATCTGGTCGGACCGTCGGGCGCTCTACCGCCGGTGCCTCGCCTCGCTGTACGGATACCCGTCGGCCGGCGGTCTCCAGGACGCCACCCAGCCCCACCCGGATGATCAGGTCGAGATGTGGGCGGCGGTACTCCACACCTTCGTCGACGGGCTGGCCTCCCAGCTCACCGACACCCCTGGACAGGTCAGTCCCGAGGAGGCCCGGTCGCTGCTGCGCCGGCTGCTCGCCTCCGCGGCGCCCCGGACCTGA
- a CDS encoding ClpP family protease: MSTYTIPQVIAENPRGDRVMDVYSHLLGERIIYLGTALDAGVANALVAQMLYLESVSAESEISLYINCEGGDPSAMLAIYDTMRFVRPRVATTCVGQAVDVGAVLLAAGAPGARSALPHARVVLHQPGAQGRGAIPDLILQADELVRIRSDIERVLARHTGQDVTTLRADTDRDRVFTAAEARDYGLLDQVIDER; this comes from the coding sequence ATGAGCACCTACACGATTCCCCAGGTCATCGCCGAGAACCCGCGCGGGGACCGGGTGATGGACGTCTACTCCCACCTGCTCGGCGAGCGGATCATCTACCTCGGCACCGCCCTGGACGCCGGGGTGGCCAACGCCCTGGTCGCCCAGATGCTCTATCTGGAGTCGGTGAGTGCGGAGTCCGAGATCTCGCTGTACATCAACTGCGAGGGAGGGGATCCCAGCGCCATGCTGGCGATCTACGACACGATGCGGTTCGTGAGGCCCCGGGTCGCGACCACATGCGTGGGCCAGGCGGTCGACGTCGGCGCGGTGCTGCTGGCCGCCGGAGCACCGGGTGCCAGATCGGCGCTGCCGCACGCCCGGGTGGTGCTGCACCAGCCGGGCGCCCAGGGCCGTGGGGCGATCCCGGATCTCATCCTCCAGGCCGACGAACTGGTGCGGATCCGCTCCGACATCGAACGGGTCCTGGCCCGCCACACCGGCCAGGACGTCACCACGCTGCGCGCCGACACAGACCGGGACAGGGTGTTCACCGCTGCCGAGGCCCGCGACTACGGCCTGCTGGACCAGGTGATCGACGAGAGATGA
- a CDS encoding threonine aldolase family protein produces the protein MISHVMPLHDPGRRSFFSDNLSGVHPEVLAAIVAANGGAVDSYGEDPYTTRLQEVMADHFGAGTATFPVLNGTGANVLSLRAATPRWAAVLTPAPSHTTTDEAGAPEQAGIKLITAPASDGKLHPDQIHEAARALGDPHHAQPLAVSIADATETGTAYTPDEVVSLTRAAHQHGMAVHLDGARLAVAAAHLGTGLSELTSDAGVDIISLGATKNGAMLAEAVVVPPGPRAAALAQAVRMARKSTLQLVSKMRFVSAQLIAMYEGDLWLRNASAANEMAERLAAGLGGLPGVRIAQRVQSNAVFAVLPDAAVAPLRTRFGFHGEGTLGSPARLMCGFETAAADVDALVDAIRHACEDPKSTPV, from the coding sequence GTGATATCTCATGTGATGCCTCTCCATGATCCCGGGCGCCGTTCCTTCTTCTCCGACAACCTCTCCGGGGTGCACCCCGAGGTACTGGCGGCGATCGTCGCAGCCAACGGCGGGGCCGTCGACTCCTATGGGGAGGACCCGTACACGACCCGCCTCCAGGAGGTGATGGCCGACCACTTCGGCGCCGGAACGGCCACCTTCCCGGTGCTCAACGGCACCGGTGCCAATGTGCTGAGCCTGCGCGCCGCGACGCCCCGCTGGGCAGCGGTGCTCACGCCGGCGCCCTCCCACACCACCACCGACGAGGCCGGAGCGCCGGAGCAGGCCGGCATCAAACTCATCACCGCGCCCGCCTCCGACGGCAAGCTGCATCCCGACCAGATCCACGAGGCGGCCCGTGCTCTGGGGGATCCTCACCACGCCCAGCCCCTCGCCGTCTCGATCGCCGATGCCACCGAGACCGGCACCGCGTACACCCCCGACGAGGTGGTGTCGCTGACCCGCGCCGCCCACCAGCACGGCATGGCGGTCCACCTGGACGGCGCCCGGCTGGCTGTGGCCGCGGCGCATCTGGGCACCGGCCTGAGCGAACTCACCTCCGACGCAGGCGTCGACATCATCAGCCTGGGAGCCACCAAGAACGGCGCGATGCTGGCCGAGGCGGTTGTCGTCCCGCCCGGTCCGCGCGCCGCCGCTCTCGCACAGGCGGTCCGGATGGCGCGCAAGAGCACCCTCCAGCTCGTCTCGAAGATGCGCTTCGTCTCGGCCCAGCTCATCGCGATGTACGAGGGCGACCTGTGGCTGCGCAACGCCTCGGCCGCCAATGAGATGGCCGAGCGGCTGGCCGCGGGCCTCGGCGGGCTACCCGGGGTCCGGATCGCGCAGAGGGTCCAGTCCAACGCCGTCTTCGCGGTCCTTCCGGACGCGGCCGTGGCACCTCTGCGCACCCGGTTCGGCTTCCACGGTGAGGGGACGCTCGGCTCCCCCGCCCGTCTCATGTGTGGCTTCGAGACCGCCGCCGCAGACGTCGACGCCCTGGTGGATGCCATTCGCCATGCCTGCGAGGACCCGAAAAGCACGCCCGTATGA
- a CDS encoding MarR family winged helix-turn-helix transcriptional regulator, producing MGRREEPGRDQRRAWIALAAVAELLPQVVGTGATAGAGLTSFEYMLLGALRSSGTSLRTGELAAALDCPAPRVSKTVARLERRNLVRRSSVDSDRRATRVSLTDQGRRTHEVAVPEYTDFVFGSVLKGLGPDELDEMAGLLEKVLENLNALSEEAAGPVPSDSVSP from the coding sequence ATGGGGCGTCGTGAGGAACCGGGCAGAGACCAGAGGCGTGCCTGGATCGCGCTCGCCGCGGTCGCAGAGCTGCTGCCTCAGGTCGTCGGCACCGGCGCCACCGCAGGAGCGGGGCTGACCAGCTTCGAGTACATGCTGCTGGGTGCGCTGCGCTCCTCGGGAACTTCACTGAGGACCGGTGAGCTGGCTGCGGCCCTGGACTGCCCGGCACCCCGGGTGTCCAAGACGGTCGCCAGGCTCGAGCGGCGCAACCTCGTCCGGCGCAGCTCGGTGGATTCCGACCGCCGCGCCACCCGGGTGAGTCTCACGGACCAGGGCCGCCGGACCCACGAGGTCGCAGTGCCCGAGTACACCGATTTCGTCTTCGGATCGGTGCTGAAGGGGCTGGGCCCCGACGAGCTCGACGAGATGGCCGGACTGCTCGAGAAGGTCCTGGAGAATCTCAACGCGCTGTCCGAGGAGGCGGCCGGGCCCGTCCCGTCCGATAGCGTCTCCCCGTGA
- the ligD gene encoding non-homologous end-joining DNA ligase encodes MPRHSGDGARVRLGSPDKVLFPETGFTKRDLADYYRRVSPVFLEQLRDRPISRVRYPDGIEGQRIFQRNISRGMPGWIRRFEVSASPGAMGTPQDRARTVTYPVVDDADGLAWMAGQATVEFHTPQWRLGPRGGVRRPDRLVIDLDPGEGTGLEECARVALMIRDRLEHDGLHPRPVTSGGKGLHLYARLTAQAPIPTTARAVHGYARRLAEGLAAEHPGTVIAHASKQDRVGRVFIDWSQNHPAKTTVTPYSLRAKGGSPSAAAPRDWDEIGPGLAQLGPADVLDRLD; translated from the coding sequence ATGCCTCGACACAGCGGAGACGGGGCCCGGGTTCGCCTCGGTTCCCCCGACAAGGTCCTGTTCCCCGAGACGGGATTCACCAAGCGTGATCTCGCCGACTACTACCGGCGCGTCTCGCCGGTGTTCCTGGAACAACTGCGCGACCGCCCGATCAGCCGGGTGCGATATCCTGACGGGATCGAGGGGCAGCGGATCTTCCAGCGCAACATCTCACGGGGCATGCCGGGATGGATCCGCCGGTTCGAGGTCTCGGCCAGTCCCGGGGCGATGGGCACTCCGCAGGACAGGGCGAGGACGGTGACCTATCCGGTCGTCGACGACGCCGACGGTCTGGCCTGGATGGCCGGTCAGGCCACTGTCGAGTTCCACACCCCGCAGTGGAGGCTCGGCCCTCGCGGCGGGGTGCGCCGCCCCGACCGCCTGGTGATCGATCTGGATCCGGGGGAGGGCACCGGTCTGGAGGAGTGCGCCCGGGTGGCATTGATGATCCGCGACCGGCTCGAGCACGACGGGCTGCACCCGAGGCCTGTGACCAGCGGAGGGAAGGGCCTGCACCTCTACGCCCGGTTGACCGCGCAGGCCCCGATACCGACCACCGCGCGCGCCGTCCACGGCTATGCCCGCCGGCTGGCCGAGGGCCTCGCCGCCGAGCATCCCGGCACCGTGATCGCCCACGCCTCCAAGCAGGATCGCGTCGGACGGGTGTTCATCGACTGGAGCCAGAACCATCCGGCGAAGACCACCGTGACCCCTTACAGCCTGCGCGCCAAGGGCGGATCCCCGAGCGCCGCCGCGCCCCGCGACTGGGACGAGATCGGCCCGGGCCTGGCCCAGCTGGGCCCGGCCGACGTCCTGGACAGACTGGACTGA
- a CDS encoding helix-turn-helix domain-containing protein, which produces MTEHQTAPVPRASTGEPLWRDAVGGFLRRTRNRRGETLDDVATRAGVSPQYLSEIERGRKEPSSEVLAAVNGALDLTLLDLTVAVARTLHRETAHHDTLHRSTTRTMLALAA; this is translated from the coding sequence ATGACCGAGCATCAGACAGCCCCGGTGCCCCGCGCTTCCACGGGCGAACCCCTGTGGCGCGACGCCGTGGGCGGCTTCCTGCGTCGCACCCGCAACCGGCGCGGCGAGACCCTCGATGACGTCGCGACCCGGGCCGGCGTCTCCCCGCAGTACCTCTCCGAGATCGAACGCGGACGCAAGGAGCCTTCGAGCGAGGTGCTGGCCGCTGTCAACGGCGCCCTTGATCTCACTCTGCTCGATCTCACCGTCGCGGTCGCCCGCACCCTGCACCGCGAGACAGCGCACCACGACACGCTGCACCGCTCCACCACGCGGACGATGCTCGCCCTGGCCGCCTGA
- a CDS encoding ClpP family protease — protein sequence MTESSTPPAFDERARQGWFERRVLILDGELDDDNGTLLATQLIRLADEDPGATISLWIHSPGGSVPAMLAIRDLMRTIPAPVATLAVGLACSAGQFLLSAGTPGLRAALPHARILMHQGSAGIGGTAVDVELQADELRHTRDTVLGLIAADTGQPRERVFEDSLHDHWYSAAQAVDYGFIDRVVSTFDQIRPVARPGAGFAADHDQEMT from the coding sequence ATGACCGAGTCATCCACACCTCCTGCATTCGACGAACGGGCCCGGCAGGGCTGGTTCGAGCGCCGCGTCCTGATCCTGGACGGCGAGCTCGACGACGACAACGGAACCCTCCTGGCCACCCAGCTGATCCGGCTGGCCGACGAGGACCCCGGCGCCACGATCTCGCTGTGGATCCATTCCCCCGGCGGATCGGTGCCCGCGATGCTCGCCATCCGCGACCTCATGCGCACCATTCCGGCCCCGGTCGCCACCCTGGCGGTCGGACTGGCCTGCAGCGCCGGCCAGTTCCTGCTGTCGGCGGGCACCCCGGGGCTGCGGGCGGCGCTTCCGCACGCCCGGATCCTCATGCACCAGGGGTCGGCCGGGATCGGAGGCACCGCGGTCGACGTCGAGCTCCAGGCCGACGAGCTGCGCCACACCCGCGACACGGTGCTGGGGCTCATCGCCGCCGACACCGGCCAGCCTCGCGAGAGGGTCTTCGAGGACTCCCTGCACGACCACTGGTACAGCGCCGCCCAGGCCGTGGACTACGGATTCATCGACCGGGTCGTCAGCACCTTCGACCAGATCCGTCCCGTCGCCCGGCCCGGTGCCGGATTCGCCGCCGATCACGACCAGGAGATGACATGA